The bacterium DNA window AGCCTGAGCATTAGACAAAAATATGATTACTCTTGCTTCTCAGGACACGCAGTTCATCCTGTGCCCCACATTGGCGATAAGCCTTGCGATCGTGGCCACGGCGTTCGGCTGCTTGAACGCCCGATAGACGATCTCCATCATCCGGTAATAATCCTTCGTGAACCGGTTATACCCCGCCTGGAGCTGCTCGACGGTCATGTTCTTCGGCCTCACGATCACCGTCCCACCCGTGTACTTCGTGTAATCGGTGCAGATGATCCGGCCCTCCCTCTCAAATTTCTTGTAGAATTCGGTCCCCGGATAGGGGATGAGAATATTGACGGCGACGCTGTCGA harbors:
- a CDS encoding DUF4070 domain-containing protein yields the protein DSVAVNILIPYPGTEFYKKFEREGRIICTDYTKYTGGTVIVRPKNMTVEQLQAGYNRFTKDYYRMMEIVYRAFKQPNAVATIARLIANVGHRMNCVS